Proteins encoded by one window of Bufo gargarizans isolate SCDJY-AF-19 unplaced genomic scaffold, ASM1485885v1 original_scaffold_991_pilon, whole genome shotgun sequence:
- the TTF2 gene encoding transcription termination factor 2, whose amino-acid sequence MEKVRCPEHGVVCLLKTGTREGPNKGRSFYVCPANRGQACPFTRPTELPPSRCLLHDDAQLDLQALVKQDPGSYRLFYRCMKSEGKKFCGSVPWKEEPKCKVTARCDLPAEKTEKPQRNPFKVINDNPRLGAWKQVSEERKRSSEESGEVKAAENQRNNGEEKADEIQTKSREEKVDEIGRKSGEEAKSQEKNPNDRARRSLEEKTSNQGLKNSGEETRPQNNATDLSSDRGRKVCEADNREKPGRTSESRAATMGKKPEDRSWSCEVRRTQSASDGGQKVVEDSEPSFQGWREKELPAGVTIKKKLPEEMVQKEGESSKVTSVSPSDPRQEPADDDDDVVFVSSQPGKDKVTALRPSGEGKQRTITSFPGFTPQAEGPSSAAQHAMLSAQLQQKKATLASVNLKALPDGGGRLLKQVQDLEDALGSLSLCSQAVIQPGRAEEMRPKPDPGNVLSSAGPAEGNRGVKPLSFHELPPSALGLQGLTMSQNYSSLYGVAPQWQSLYGGRMTEEKLFAVRNATSEAIDHLHKSLESCPGPENTTEDPRGLKVPLLLHQKQALAWLQWREAQQPQGGILADDMGLGKTLTMIALILVQKQRQKSEEKEKKLESWISKTDSTLTVSRGTLIICPASLVHHWKKEVEKRVSDGRLRVYLYHGANREKDCKMLAQYDIVVTTYSLVSKEIPAKKEEGEAPAKDQDLEDRAASSPLLRLAWARIILDEAHNIKNPKVQTSIAVCKLRAGARWAVTGTPIQNNLLDLYSLLRFLRCSPFDEFKLWKSQVDNGSRKGGERLTILTKSLLLRRTKDQLDHMGRPLVDLPQRTSELHQLTLSPQEQAVYDVIFARSRSTLQHYLRRHGGASHTDSGSADNPFDKVAREFGPSQGDVSAPPLPQGSSTVHILSLLLRLRQCCGHLSLLKTTLDQLELKNEGLSLTLEEQLNALTLCELQSPDPKSTVSLNGTNFQAELFESESGSTKIDALISRLKTINSSAVPQKSVIVSQWTSMLRIVGVHLKRIGMSHATIDGSVNPKLRMDLVEEFNTNPRGPQVMLVSLCAGGVGLNLIGGNHLFLMDMHWNPALEDQACDRIYRVGQHKDVVIHRFVCQGTVEEKISQLQEKKKDLAKKVLTGNGSTFTKLTLTDLRLLFGV is encoded by the exons ATGGAGAAGGTTCGCTGCCCTGAGCACG GTGTTGTTTGTCTGCTGAAAACTGGGACCCGTGAAGGGCCCAACAAGGGGAGGAGCTTCTACGTCTGCCCAGCCAACCGCGGCCAGGCCTGCCCGTTTACCCGGCCCACAGA GCTCCCGCCATCGCGCTGTCTGCTGCATGACGACGCTCAGCTGGACCTGCAGGCTCTGGTGAAGCAGGACCCTGGGAGCTACAG GTTGTTTTATCGCTGTATGAAGAGTGAGGGGAAGAAGTTCTGCGGCAGCGTCCCCTGGAAGGAG GAGCCAAAGTGCAAAGTGACTGCGAGGTGCGACCTTCCTGCAGAGAAGACGGAAAAACCTCAGAGGAATCCCTTCAAAGTGATCAACGATAATCCCAGACTTGGTGCCTGGAAACAGGTCAGCGAGGAGCGGAAGCGCAGCTCTGAGGAGAGTGGCGAGGTGAAGGCTGCCGAGAACCAGAGAAATAACGGAGAAGAAAAGGCTGATGAGATCCAGACGAAGAGCAGAGAGGAAAAGGTTGACGAGATCGGGAGGAAGAGCGGCGAAGAGGCAAAGAGCCAAGAGAAGAACCCCAATGATAGAGCAAGGAGAAGTTTGGAGGAGAAGACATCCAATCAGGGCTTGAAGAACAGCGGTGAGGAGACGAGGCCCCAGAACAATGCGACAGATCTCAGTAGTGACCGAGGGAGGAAGGTCTGTGAAGCAGATAACAGAGAGAAGCCAGGGAGAACGTCTGAGAGCAGAGCGGCCACTATGGGGAAGAAACCAGAGGACAGATCATGGAGTTGTGAGGTCAGGAGGACCCAGTCTGCCAGCGATGGTGGACAGAAGGTTGTGGAGGACAGTGAACCATCATTTCAGGGATGGAGAGAGAAGGAGCTGCCAGCTGGGGTGACGATAAAGAAGAAGCTTCCAGAGGAGATGGTTCAGAAGGAAGGAGAGTCCTCGAAGGTCACCAGCGTTTCGCCATCAGATCCCAGGCAGGAACCTGCAGACGATGATGACGACGTTGTGTTTGTGAGTTCTCAGCCTGGAAAGGATAAGGTGACAGCACTGAGGCCATCAGGAGAAGGCAAACAGAGAACCATCACCTCCTTCCCAGGCTTCACCCCGCAGGCAGAGGGTCCGAGCTCAGCCGCCCAGCACGCCATGCTCTCGgctcagctgcagcagaagaag GCCACTCTGGCGTCTGTAAACCTGAAGGCGCTGCCAGATGGGGGAGGACGACTCCTGAAACAGGTGCAGGACCTAGAAGATGCACTCGGGTCTCTGTCTCTCTGTAGCCAGGCTGTGATCCAACCAG GTAGAGCTGAAGAGATGAGACCAAAGCCTGACCCTGGCAACGTGTTGAGCAGCGCCGGCCCAGCGGAGGGAAATCGAGGGGTAAAGCCTTTGAGCTTCCATGAGCTTCCTCCCAGTGCCCTGGGCCTCCAAGGGTTAACCATGAGCCAGAACTACAGCAGCCTGTATGGGG TGGCCCCGCAGTGGCAGAGTCTGTACGGCGGGAGAATGACGGAAGAAAAGCTCTTTGCTGTTAGAAATGCGACAAGTGAGGCCATCGACCACCTCCACAAGAGCCTGGAATCCTGCCCCGGTCCGGAGAACACCACGGAGGACCCCCGAGGCCTGAAG GTCCCGCTGCTCCTGCACCAGAAACAAGCCCTGGCCTGGCTACAGTGGAGGGAGGCTCAGCAGCCGCAGGGAGGGATTCTGG CCGATGACATGGGTTTGGGGAAGACGCTGACCATGATCGCCCTCATTCTTGTCCAGAAACAGCGACAGAAGTCagaggagaaagagaagaaaTTGGAGTCCTGGATCTCTAAAACAG ACTCCACGCTGACTGTTTCCCGTGGGACTCTCATTATCTGTCCGGCCTCACTGGTTCATCATTGGAAGAAGGAAGTGGAGAAGAGAGTGAGTGACGGGCGCCTGCGGGTTTACCTGTATCATGGCGCCAACCGGGAGAAGGACTGTAAGAT GCTGGCGCAGTACGACATTGTGGTCACCACCTATAGCCTCGTGTCCAAAGAGATTCCTGCAAAGAAGGAGGAAGGGGAGGCACCGGCCAAAGACCAGGACCTGGAG GACCGGGCGGCCTCCTCTCCTCTGCTGCGTCTGGCCTGGGCCCGCATCATTCTGGATGAGGCTCACAATATTAAAAACCCCAAGGTGCAGACGTCCATCGCCGTGTGCAAGCTGAGAGCCGGGGCCCGCTGGGCAGTGACCGGGACCCCCATACAGAACAACCTACTGGACCTCTACTCTCTGCTGAG GTTCCTGCGCTGCTCCCCGTTTGATGAGTTCAAGctgtggaaaagtcaggtggacAACGGCAGCAGGAAAGGAGGCGAGCGGCTGACAATCCTGACCAAGAGCTTGCTGCTGCGGAGGACCAAAGACCAGCTGGACCACATGGGGCGACCACTG GTTGATCTCCCCCAGAGGACGAGCGAGCTGCATCAGCTGACCTTATCCCCTCAGGAGCAGGCCGTGTACGATGTGATATTTGCCCGATCCAG ATCGACGCTCCAGCATTACCTGAGGAGACACGGAGGCGCCTCACACACAGACTCCGGGAGCGCAGACAATCCCTTTGACAAAG TTGCTCGGGAGTTCGGCCCCAGTCAGGGTGACGTTTCGGCCCCGCCGCTTCCTCAGGGATCCAGCACCGTCCACATCCTGTCACTTCTGCTCCGCCTGCGCCAGTGCTGCGGCCACTTATCTCTGCTGAAGACG ACTCTGGACCAGCTTGAGCTGAAGAATGAGGGGCTGAGCCTGACCCTGGAAGAGCAACTCAATGCCCTGACCTTGTGTGAACTTCAGAGCCCAGACCCCAAGTCCACCGTCTCCCTGAACGGAACCAACTTCCAGGCTGAACTGTTTGAGAGCGAAAGTGGAAGCACCAAG atCGACGCCCTTATCTCCAGACTGAAGACCATAAACTCTAGCGCTGTTCCCCAGAAGAG CGTCATCGTGTCGCAGTGGACCAGCATGCTGAGGATTGTGGGCGTCCATCTAAAGCGCATCGGGATGTCTCATGCCACCATCGACGGCTCCGTCAACCCTAAGCTCCGGATGGACCTTGTGGAAGAGTTCAATACCAACCCCCGAGGACCACAG GTCATGCTGGTGTCGCTCTGCGCTGGAGGTGTGGGGCTGAACCTGATTGGTGGAAATCACCTCTTCCTGATGGACATGCACTG GAATCCGGCTTTGGAGGATCAGGCCTGCGACCGGATCTACCGGGTGGGACAGCACAAGGACGTGGTCATTCACAG GTTCGTCTGTCAGGGGACAGTAGAGGAGAAGATCTCTCAGCtccaggagaagaagaaggattTGGCCAAGAAGGTTCTGACTGGAAATGGCAGCACGTTCACCAAGCTGACACTGACGGACCTGCGTCTGCTGTTTGGGGTCTAG